The following are from one region of the Streptococcus sp. 1643 genome:
- a CDS encoding glycoside hydrolase family 13 protein, translating into MELTAIYHRPESEYAYLYKDNKMHIRIRTKKDNIENINLHYGDPFIFIEDHYEASKAMFKVTSDALFDYWQAEVSVGYARLQYLFELKDKQGQNILYGDKGCVENTLENLHYEGNGFKIPYIHEIDACHVPDWVAKTVWYQIFPERFANGNPEISPEGALAWDSSIKPKTSDFFGGDLQGIIDHLDYLQDLGITGLYLCPIFESPSNHKYNTTDYFKIDRHFGDKETFRKLVEGAHQRGMKIMLDAVFNHIGDKSPQWQDVLKYGEESVYKDWFHIQEFPVTKDKLGDPRKLPYHTFAFASYMPKLNTANPQVRDYLLSVATYWIEEFDIDAWRLDVANEVDHQFWRDFHKTVLAKKPDLYILGEVWHTSQPWLNGDEFHAVMNYPLSDSIKDYFLRGVKKSHQFIDEINSQSMYYRQQISEVMFNLLDSHDTERILTTAKEDVQLVKSALACLFLQRGTPCFYYGTELELGGGQDPDCRRVMPWERVSDSNEMLQFMKKLIQLRKNVSDIIQHGTYRLKEIEPDVVSLAWDYDGQKIQAIFNQSSENYLVNRDTIALASHCQELDQQLVILPKGFVIQ; encoded by the coding sequence ATGGAATTAACAGCCATTTATCACAGACCAGAGTCGGAGTATGCGTACCTTTATAAGGATAATAAAATGCACATTCGTATCCGGACTAAGAAAGATAATATTGAAAACATCAACTTGCATTATGGAGATCCTTTTATTTTTATAGAGGACCATTATGAAGCAAGCAAGGCGATGTTCAAAGTAACTTCTGATGCATTATTTGATTACTGGCAAGCGGAAGTTTCAGTTGGCTATGCACGACTCCAGTATCTCTTTGAACTCAAGGACAAGCAAGGTCAGAATATTTTGTATGGCGATAAGGGATGTGTTGAAAACACGCTAGAAAACCTTCATTATGAAGGAAATGGATTTAAAATTCCTTATATTCATGAGATTGATGCTTGTCATGTTCCTGACTGGGTAGCAAAGACGGTATGGTACCAGATTTTCCCAGAACGCTTTGCTAATGGCAATCCTGAGATTTCACCTGAAGGTGCACTAGCTTGGGATTCCTCTATCAAACCAAAGACGAGCGATTTCTTTGGTGGTGATTTACAGGGTATTATTGACCATCTGGATTACTTGCAAGACTTAGGGATTACAGGACTTTATCTCTGTCCAATCTTTGAATCCCCAAGCAATCACAAGTATAATACAACGGATTATTTTAAAATTGACCGGCATTTTGGAGACAAGGAAACCTTCCGTAAACTGGTGGAGGGGGCCCATCAGAGAGGCATGAAGATCATGCTGGACGCTGTTTTCAACCATATCGGGGACAAATCACCTCAATGGCAGGATGTCCTTAAATACGGTGAAGAGTCAGTATATAAAGACTGGTTCCATATTCAAGAGTTCCCAGTGACCAAGGATAAGCTCGGTGATCCAAGAAAGCTCCCTTATCATACCTTTGCCTTTGCCAGCTATATGCCCAAGCTCAATACGGCAAATCCTCAAGTAAGGGACTATTTACTAAGCGTTGCGACCTACTGGATTGAAGAGTTTGATATCGATGCTTGGCGTTTGGATGTGGCAAATGAAGTAGACCATCAATTTTGGCGAGATTTCCATAAGACTGTCTTGGCTAAAAAGCCTGACCTTTATATTCTTGGAGAGGTCTGGCACACTTCACAGCCTTGGTTAAACGGAGATGAATTCCACGCAGTCATGAACTATCCTCTCTCCGACAGCATTAAGGATTATTTCTTGCGTGGGGTTAAGAAGTCCCATCAATTTATCGATGAGATCAATAGCCAGTCTATGTACTATAGACAGCAGATTTCGGAAGTGATGTTCAATCTCTTGGATTCGCATGATACGGAGCGTATTTTGACTACTGCCAAGGAAGATGTTCAACTCGTTAAGTCTGCCCTTGCTTGTCTCTTTTTACAAAGGGGGACACCGTGTTTCTACTATGGAACGGAGTTGGAGTTAGGTGGAGGGCAAGACCCAGATTGTCGACGTGTCATGCCTTGGGAACGTGTTTCCGACAGTAATGAGATGCTTCAATTCATGAAGAAATTGATTCAGCTTCGCAAGAATGTCTCAGATATAATCCAGCACGGGACCTATAGACTGAAAGAAATCGAGCCAGATGTGGTATCTCTGGCATGGGATTATGATGGACAAAAAATCCAAGCTATTTTTAACCAATCAAGTGAAAACTATCTTGTAAATCGTGATACTATAGCGCTGGCCAGTCATTGCCAAGAATTGGACCAGCAACTGGTGATTTTGCCTAAAGGTTTCGTCATTCAATAA
- a CDS encoding diacylglycerol kinase family protein, which translates to MKKVMLIINPTSGGEKALDYKVKLENKAKDYFEQVETKITEKALDATHFAEEASREQYDAVVCFGGDGTVNEVISGIAERDFIPKLGIIPGGTGNLITKLLEINQDIDGAIDELDFNLTNKIDIGKANDNYFGYIFSIGSLPEAIHNVEIEDKTKFGILAYAVNTMKSVMTDQVFNIKVETENGNYVGEASHVLVLLTNYFADKKIFEEDKDGYANILILKDASIFSKLSVIPDLLKGDVVGNDNIEYIRARNIKISSDSELESDVDGDKSDNLPVEIKVLAQRVEVFSKPKE; encoded by the coding sequence ATGAAAAAAGTAATGTTAATTATCAACCCTACCTCTGGTGGGGAAAAGGCTTTGGATTATAAGGTCAAGCTGGAGAATAAGGCCAAGGATTATTTTGAGCAGGTGGAAACAAAAATTACCGAAAAAGCACTGGATGCAACACATTTTGCTGAGGAAGCGTCTCGTGAGCAGTATGATGCAGTGGTGTGTTTTGGTGGAGATGGGACTGTCAATGAAGTTATTTCAGGTATTGCTGAGAGAGACTTCATTCCTAAGTTAGGGATTATCCCTGGTGGGACGGGTAACCTCATTACGAAACTTTTGGAAATCAATCAAGACATCGATGGTGCGATTGATGAACTCGATTTTAACTTAACCAACAAGATTGATATCGGTAAAGCAAATGATAACTATTTTGGTTATATTTTTAGTATCGGTTCTCTGCCTGAGGCGATTCACAATGTTGAAATCGAGGACAAGACAAAATTCGGTATTTTAGCCTATGCTGTAAATACCATGAAGTCCGTGATGACGGATCAGGTCTTTAACATTAAGGTTGAGACTGAAAATGGAAATTATGTTGGTGAAGCTAGTCATGTTTTGGTTCTCTTGACAAATTACTTCGCTGATAAGAAAATCTTTGAAGAAGACAAAGATGGCTATGCCAATATTTTGATTCTAAAAGATGCTTCTATATTCTCAAAATTATCCGTCATTCCTGACTTACTAAAAGGAGATGTTGTCGGTAATGATAATATTGAGTATATCAGAGCGCGTAATATTAAGATCTCTTCAGATAGTGAATTGGAGTCAGATGTTGACGGCGATAAATCAGATAACCTACCTGTTGAAATCAAAGTCCTAGCTCAGCGAGTAGAAGTATTTTCAAAACCGAAAGAGTAG
- a CDS encoding nucleotidyltransferase family protein has translation MNSLFDEFRTICSHLNQVGITPTLMGSLGFEYRSNEEWQPSDIDIHVPGDPRGWEAPDHLRIYDWDKIMKVMNHLGYTLVDIHEHEFQKDGVSVEFGSIDSLPDFAGVSESDIELIHLEDITFRVPSLKQFLSIYKASSQDSYRNDHNNNKDFKKIEWLERQL, from the coding sequence ATGAATTCTCTATTTGATGAATTTCGAACAATTTGTTCTCATTTAAACCAAGTCGGAATCACTCCGACGCTCATGGGGTCTTTGGGTTTTGAATACCGTTCAAATGAAGAATGGCAGCCGTCCGACATTGACATTCATGTTCCTGGAGATCCTAGAGGATGGGAAGCACCTGATCATCTCAGAATTTATGACTGGGACAAGATAATGAAAGTGATGAACCACTTGGGCTATACCTTGGTAGATATTCACGAGCACGAATTCCAAAAGGATGGTGTGAGCGTTGAGTTTGGAAGTATTGATTCTTTACCAGATTTTGCAGGGGTTTCGGAATCAGATATAGAGCTGATTCATCTCGAGGACATCACTTTTCGCGTTCCAAGTTTAAAACAGTTTTTAAGTATTTACAAGGCTTCTTCCCAAGATTCTTATAGAAATGACCACAATAACAATAAGGATTTTAAAAAGATAGAATGGTTGGAAAGACAGTTGTAA
- a CDS encoding ABC transporter ATP-binding protein, whose amino-acid sequence MSDFAIEIKNLVKKFDDFTLGPIDFAIPKGSIVGYIGQNGAGKSTTIKLLLGLLKKDSGEIKILDYDNPNSLELKDKIGVVFDDLLVPEEMTLVDLEKFCSRVYSKWDREFFYQLIKKFNLSEKQAIKSYSRGMRMKLSMAVALSHKAEILILDEATSGLDPIVREEILDFLLDFIQDENHTILISSHILSDLEKVADYIAFINDGKVLFVEPKDELKENYGICTLSNEEVKNLDEEAIIGRRIHSFGQELLVKRNLVPDGIRLQKPSIEDIMIYFVKGGKR is encoded by the coding sequence ATGAGTGATTTTGCTATTGAAATCAAAAACTTGGTTAAAAAGTTTGATGACTTTACATTAGGTCCGATAGATTTTGCTATTCCTAAAGGCTCTATTGTCGGATATATTGGCCAAAACGGTGCTGGTAAAAGTACAACCATAAAATTATTGTTAGGATTACTTAAGAAAGATTCAGGAGAAATTAAAATTTTAGATTATGATAATCCTAATAGTCTTGAATTGAAAGATAAAATCGGAGTAGTGTTTGATGATTTATTAGTGCCGGAAGAAATGACACTTGTTGATTTGGAAAAATTTTGTTCAAGGGTATATTCAAAATGGGACAGAGAATTTTTCTATCAATTAATAAAAAAATTTAATTTATCTGAAAAACAGGCTATTAAAAGTTATTCTCGTGGAATGAGAATGAAATTATCGATGGCAGTAGCTTTATCTCATAAAGCAGAAATTCTCATTTTGGATGAAGCTACGAGTGGATTGGATCCGATTGTAAGGGAGGAAATTTTAGATTTTCTTCTTGACTTTATTCAAGATGAGAATCATACAATTTTAATATCGTCACATATCCTATCAGATTTAGAGAAAGTGGCGGATTATATTGCTTTTATCAATGATGGTAAAGTTCTTTTTGTTGAACCAAAGGATGAACTCAAAGAAAACTATGGTATCTGTACTTTATCTAATGAAGAAGTTAAAAATCTTGATGAGGAAGCCATAATTGGAAGAAGGATACACTCATTCGGACAAGAGTTGCTTGTTAAAAGAAATCTTGTTCCAGATGGAATCAGATTACAAAAGCCGTCTATCGAAGATATTATGATATATTTTGTGAAAGGAGGTAAAAGATAA
- a CDS encoding aminotransferase class I/II-fold pyridoxal phosphate-dependent enzyme, producing the protein MNKLDQNQAPIYEALVKLRKKRIVPFDVPGHKRGRGNPELVELLGEKCVGIDVNSMKPLDNLGHPISIIRDAEELAADAFGAAHAFLMIGGTTSSVQTMILSTCKAGDKIILPRNVHKSAINALVLCGAIPIYIEMSVDPKIGIALGLENDRVAQAIKEHPDAKAILINNPTYYGICSDLRGLTDMAHEAGMLVLVDEAHGAHLHFTDKLPLSAMDAGADMAAVSMHKSGGSLTQSSILLIGNQMNPEYVRQIINLTQSTSASYLLMSSLDISRRNLALRGKESFEKVIELSEYARREINAIGGYYAYSKELIDGVSVCDFDVTKLSVYTQGIGLTGIEVYDLLRDEYDIQIEFGDIGNILAYISIGDRIQDIERLVGALADIKRLYSRDGKDLIAGEYIQPELVLSPQEAFYSERKSLTLDDSVGQVCGEFVMCYPPGIPILAPGERITREIVDYIQFAKERGCSLQGTEDPEVNHINVIKRKEN; encoded by the coding sequence TTGAATAAGTTAGATCAAAACCAAGCCCCAATTTACGAGGCCTTGGTCAAGCTACGCAAGAAAAGGATTGTCCCCTTTGATGTGCCAGGTCACAAGCGTGGACGAGGAAATCCAGAACTTGTCGAACTGTTAGGGGAAAAATGCGTTGGCATCGATGTCAATTCGATGAAACCCTTGGATAATCTTGGTCATCCCATTTCGATTATTCGGGATGCGGAGGAATTAGCTGCGGATGCTTTTGGTGCAGCCCATGCCTTTCTCATGATTGGGGGAACAACCTCATCTGTTCAAACCATGATTCTTTCCACCTGCAAGGCAGGAGATAAGATTATTCTTCCACGAAATGTTCACAAATCTGCTATCAATGCGCTGGTTCTATGTGGTGCCATTCCCATCTATATCGAGATGAGTGTAGATCCTAAAATCGGCATCGCTTTAGGTCTTGAAAATGACCGTGTTGCGCAGGCAATTAAGGAGCATCCAGATGCCAAGGCCATTTTGATTAACAATCCTACCTACTATGGGATTTGTTCGGATCTGAGAGGATTAACAGATATGGCTCATGAAGCTGGCATGCTGGTTTTAGTGGATGAAGCCCATGGTGCGCATTTGCATTTTACAGATAAATTGCCACTATCTGCTATGGACGCTGGAGCGGATATGGCGGCGGTCTCTATGCATAAGTCTGGTGGGAGTTTGACCCAAAGCTCCATTTTACTTATCGGGAATCAGATGAATCCTGAGTACGTTCGTCAGATCATCAACCTGACCCAGTCTACATCTGCCTCTTACTTGTTAATGTCTAGTTTGGATATTTCACGTCGCAACCTAGCTCTTCGCGGGAAAGAGTCGTTTGAGAAAGTCATTGAGCTATCCGAATACGCTCGTCGTGAGATCAATGCTATCGGTGGTTACTATGCCTATTCAAAAGAGTTAATAGACGGTGTGTCTGTCTGTGATTTTGACGTGACTAAGTTGTCAGTCTACACTCAGGGTATTGGCTTAACCGGTATCGAGGTTTATGACCTCTTACGGGATGAATATGACATTCAGATCGAGTTTGGTGATATCGGCAATATCTTGGCCTATATCTCCATTGGAGATCGTATCCAAGATATCGAGCGTTTGGTTGGTGCTTTGGCTGATATCAAGAGACTCTACTCAAGAGATGGAAAAGATTTGATTGCTGGGGAATATATCCAGCCCGAGTTGGTGCTGTCTCCACAAGAAGCCTTCTATTCAGAAAGAAAAAGTTTAACCTTGGATGATTCTGTTGGACAAGTCTGTGGGGAATTTGTCATGTGCTATCCTCCAGGGATTCCAATCCTAGCACCAGGTGAACGCATTACACGAGAAATTGTAGACTATATCCAATTTGCCAAGGAACGTGGTTGCTCCCTCCAAGGGACGGAAGATCCAGAGGTCAATCATATCAACGTCATTAAGAGAAAGGAGAACTAG
- the speE gene encoding polyamine aminopropyltransferase: MDLWFSEVHTPDVKLSLRTAKQLYAGKSEWQDIEVLDTPAFGKILILNGHVLFSDADDFVYNEMTVHVPMAVHPNPKKVLVIGGGDGGVAQVLTLYPELEQIDIVEPDEMLVEVCREYFPDFAAGLDDPRVTIYYQNGLRFLRNCEDDYDIIINDATDPFGHTEGLFTKEFYGNSYRALKEDGIMIYQHGSPFFDEDESACRSMHRKVNQAFPISRVYQAHIPTSPAGYWLFGFASKKYHPVKDFDKEGWKKRQLFTEYYTANLHVGAFMLPKYVEDILEEEEGKK; this comes from the coding sequence ATGGATTTATGGTTTTCTGAAGTTCATACTCCAGATGTGAAACTGTCCCTGAGAACAGCCAAGCAACTCTACGCTGGTAAGAGTGAATGGCAGGATATAGAAGTCTTAGACACGCCAGCTTTTGGAAAGATATTGATCTTAAATGGGCATGTCTTGTTTTCAGATGCAGATGATTTTGTTTACAATGAAATGACCGTCCACGTACCCATGGCTGTCCATCCTAATCCTAAGAAAGTATTGGTTATTGGGGGTGGCGACGGCGGTGTTGCCCAAGTATTAACGCTCTATCCTGAACTCGAGCAAATCGATATCGTTGAACCAGATGAAATGCTGGTTGAGGTTTGTCGTGAGTATTTCCCAGATTTTGCTGCGGGGCTAGATGACCCTCGTGTCACCATTTACTACCAAAATGGACTGCGATTTTTGAGAAACTGTGAGGATGATTACGATATCATTATCAACGATGCGACAGATCCATTTGGACATACGGAAGGGCTCTTTACCAAGGAATTTTACGGTAACAGTTACAGAGCTCTCAAAGAAGATGGCATCATGATCTATCAGCATGGGAGTCCCTTCTTTGACGAGGATGAGTCAGCTTGCCGAAGTATGCACCGCAAGGTCAATCAAGCATTTCCAATCAGTCGGGTTTATCAGGCCCATATCCCAACCAGTCCAGCGGGCTATTGGTTGTTTGGATTTGCATCGAAAAAATACCACCCTGTCAAAGATTTTGACAAGGAAGGCTGGAAAAAACGCCAGCTTTTCACAGAATACTATACTGCAAACTTACATGTGGGAGCCTTTATGTTGCCCAAGTATGTTGAGGACATTTTAGAAGAAGAGGAAGGAAAAAAATGA
- a CDS encoding DUF4300 family protein: MKRMRKVVALGLCLPLLLGLAACQQNNTSTDSTNQTQTSSDKVPWTASYTNLNSQVSSEEVKSLLSAHLDPNSVDAFFNLVTDYNATVGSTGLSGDFASFTKTEYDVEKISNLWNQKKGDFVGTNCRINSYALLKNSVTIPKLEKNDQLLFVDNDAIDKGKVFDAKDKEEFDILFSRVETEATTDVKVHAQKMETFFSQFQFNDKARMLSVVLHDNLDGEFLFVGHVGILVPADDGFLFVEKLTFEEPYQAIKFASKEDCYKYLSTKYADYTGDGLAKPFIMDNEKWVEGY, from the coding sequence ATGAAACGAATGAGAAAAGTAGTAGCCTTGGGACTGTGTTTACCCTTATTACTTGGATTGGCTGCTTGTCAGCAAAATAATACGAGCACAGACTCTACAAATCAGACACAGACCAGCTCAGATAAAGTTCCTTGGACGGCTTCATATACCAATCTAAACAGCCAGGTAAGTTCCGAAGAGGTCAAATCTCTCTTATCAGCTCACTTGGACCCAAATAGTGTTGATGCATTTTTCAATCTTGTCACAGACTATAATGCGACTGTCGGCTCCACTGGTTTAAGTGGTGATTTTGCTTCCTTTACAAAGACAGAATACGACGTAGAGAAAATCAGCAATCTCTGGAATCAAAAAAAGGGTGACTTTGTTGGGACCAACTGCCGTATCAATAGCTATGCGCTATTAAAAAATTCAGTCACAATCCCAAAACTTGAAAAGAATGATCAGCTTCTTTTCGTGGATAACGATGCTATCGATAAGGGAAAGGTGTTTGATGCAAAAGATAAGGAAGAGTTTGATATTCTATTTTCTAGGGTGGAGACGGAAGCAACGACGGATGTAAAAGTTCACGCGCAGAAGATGGAAACATTCTTCTCCCAGTTTCAATTCAATGATAAAGCTCGGATGCTGTCTGTTGTGTTACATGATAATTTGGATGGAGAGTTTCTTTTTGTCGGGCATGTTGGTATTTTAGTGCCAGCTGATGATGGTTTCTTATTTGTAGAGAAACTGACTTTTGAAGAGCCTTATCAAGCTATTAAGTTCGCGAGCAAGGAAGATTGTTACAAGTATCTATCCACCAAATATGCTGATTACACAGGTGACGGTCTAGCTAAACCTTTCATCATGGACAATGAAAAGTGGGTTGAAGGATATTAA
- a CDS encoding SAP domain-containing protein, whose translation MIESRPEFDKISSFDEFNKYYWYRDELSQICKSLGLEYRGTKQELNDIIEQYFKGNLIKKSSIKSKKKQVEVVTLDTPLLECGFSFNAHFREYFSTLTSVSPFKFTADMATAWRKAKRENDLSFTIQDMLKVYYGDSDYAKYDHSVCQWNQFFKDFCADENSRNYSNKLKIASILWKEVRNSSNEKIYSKNLLTEYADKIKDYCK comes from the coding sequence TTGATAGAGAGCAGACCTGAGTTTGATAAAATCTCATCCTTTGATGAGTTTAATAAATACTACTGGTATCGTGATGAACTTTCACAGATATGCAAGTCATTAGGACTTGAATATAGAGGTACAAAACAGGAACTCAATGATATCATTGAGCAGTACTTTAAGGGGAATTTGATTAAAAAATCATCAATAAAAAGCAAGAAGAAACAAGTAGAAGTCGTTACTTTAGATACGCCTTTACTTGAATGTGGATTCTCCTTTAATGCACACTTTAGAGAATATTTTTCAACTTTAACAAGTGTTTCGCCCTTTAAATTTACTGCTGATATGGCTACAGCCTGGAGAAAGGCAAAAAGAGAAAATGATTTGAGTTTTACAATCCAAGATATGCTAAAAGTTTATTATGGAGATTCAGATTATGCCAAGTATGACCATTCGGTGTGTCAATGGAATCAATTTTTTAAGGATTTCTGTGCAGACGAAAATAGTCGTAACTACTCAAACAAGTTAAAAATAGCTTCTATTCTTTGGAAAGAAGTTAGAAATTCAAGTAATGAAAAAATTTATTCAAAAAATCTTTTGACTGAATATGCTGATAAAATAAAAGACTATTGTAAGTAG
- a CDS encoding ABC-2 transporter permease: MTALILKDIATLKKTLLLTIALCIALIVYGVYENEIFMIPLICTMIPLILTAVAFGYDTKSKFEQFAFSMPIKKSSFVLSKLFFAFVFGLVGSVCLFVQLVIKKEMLIDSIIFISLITLVASILISAIQLPFILKYGAEKGRLIMVITYFTVFALSSFFKAKSDLLTNVVEFFLKNSRLMIFIGMVFVSIITIGVAIKISILIMEKKEY; encoded by the coding sequence ATGACTGCATTGATATTAAAAGATATAGCTACTTTAAAGAAAACACTACTATTAACAATTGCTCTCTGTATTGCCCTCATTGTGTATGGTGTGTATGAAAATGAAATTTTTATGATACCGCTTATTTGTACAATGATACCGTTAATTTTAACTGCAGTCGCTTTTGGTTATGATACGAAATCGAAATTTGAACAATTTGCCTTTTCAATGCCGATTAAAAAGAGTAGCTTTGTATTAAGTAAATTGTTTTTTGCGTTTGTTTTTGGATTAGTAGGTTCAGTTTGTTTATTTGTTCAATTGGTAATAAAAAAAGAGATGTTAATAGACAGCATCATATTTATCTCACTAATTACATTAGTTGCAAGTATTTTGATATCAGCTATTCAACTTCCGTTTATCCTTAAGTACGGTGCTGAAAAAGGTAGGCTAATCATGGTTATAACATACTTTACAGTATTTGCTCTGTCTAGTTTTTTTAAAGCAAAATCAGATTTACTGACTAATGTTGTAGAGTTTTTCTTAAAGAATTCGAGATTAATGATTTTTATTGGAATGGTTTTTGTCAGTATTATTACCATAGGAGTTGCTATAAAAATATCTATTTTAATTATGGAGAAAAAAGAATACTAG
- a CDS encoding saccharopine dehydrogenase family protein: protein MSRLLIIGCGGVAQVAISKICQDSETFTEIMIASRTKSKCDDLKAKLEGKTSTKIETAALDADKVEEVIALIDSYKPEAVLNVALPYQDLTIMDACLATGVHYIDTANYEAEDTEDPEWRAIYENRCKELGFTAYFDYSWQWTYQEKFKEAGLTALLGSGFDPGVTSVFSAYALKHYFDEIHYIDILDCNGGDHGYPFATNFNPEINLREVSAPGSYWEDGKWVEVEAMSIKREYDFPQVGQKDMYLLHHEEIESLAKNIPGVKRIRFFMTFGQSYLTHMKCLENVGLLRTDTINFNGQEIVPIQFLKALLPDPASLGPRTVGKTNIGCIFTGVKDGLEKTIYIYNVCDHQECYAEVGSQAISYTTGVPAMIGTKLVMNGTWKQPGVYNLEELDPDPFMEALNEYGLPWVVVENPQMVD from the coding sequence ATGAGTCGTTTACTAATTATTGGATGTGGGGGCGTTGCCCAAGTTGCTATTTCAAAGATTTGCCAAGATAGCGAAACCTTTACAGAGATTATGATTGCTAGCCGTACCAAGTCAAAATGTGATGACTTGAAGGCTAAACTGGAAGGTAAAACAAGTACAAAGATTGAGACAGCTGCCCTTGACGCTGACAAGGTTGAAGAAGTGATTGCCTTAATTGATAGCTACAAACCAGAAGCTGTTTTGAACGTAGCTTTACCATATCAAGATTTAACAATTATGGATGCTTGCTTGGCAACAGGTGTCCACTATATCGATACCGCCAACTATGAGGCTGAGGACACAGAAGACCCAGAATGGCGTGCCATTTATGAAAATCGCTGCAAGGAACTTGGTTTTACAGCTTACTTTGACTACTCATGGCAATGGACATATCAGGAGAAATTCAAAGAAGCGGGCTTAACTGCTCTTCTCGGTTCTGGTTTCGACCCAGGTGTGACCAGTGTCTTTTCAGCTTATGCTCTCAAACACTATTTTGATGAAATCCACTATATCGACATTTTAGACTGTAATGGTGGTGACCACGGTTATCCATTTGCAACAAACTTTAACCCAGAAATCAACCTCCGCGAGGTTTCTGCGCCAGGTTCTTACTGGGAAGATGGAAAATGGGTCGAAGTCGAAGCTATGTCTATCAAGCGTGAGTATGATTTCCCTCAAGTTGGACAGAAAGACATGTATCTCCTTCACCATGAAGAAATTGAATCATTGGCCAAGAACATTCCCGGTGTCAAACGGATACGTTTCTTTATGACCTTTGGCCAATCTTATCTAACGCACATGAAATGCTTGGAAAATGTCGGACTCCTTCGTACGGATACCATTAACTTTAACGGTCAAGAAATTGTACCGATTCAATTCTTAAAAGCCTTGCTACCTGATCCTGCTAGCCTTGGCCCACGCACTGTTGGAAAAACCAATATTGGATGTATCTTTACAGGTGTCAAAGATGGTCTTGAGAAGACTATCTATATCTACAATGTTTGTGACCATCAGGAATGTTACGCAGAAGTTGGTTCACAGGCAATTTCATACACAACAGGAGTTCCAGCCATGATTGGGACAAAATTAGTGATGAATGGTACTTGGAAACAACCTGGAGTTTACAACCTTGAAGAATTGGATCCAGATCCATTCATGGAAGCTTTGAATGAGTACGGCTTGCCTTGGGTTGTGGTAGAAAACCCGCAAATGGTGGACTAA
- a CDS encoding GntR family transcriptional regulator, producing MNIQIDNSSDNPIYLQIKNQIKAQIISGELKVGEQLPSIRFLAKELRVSMITAKRAFDELELDGFINSVQGKGNFVAAQNKELIREEYLKRIESKMQDILELSAIAGVTNDELVEMFSSYMEGKYE from the coding sequence GTGAATATACAAATTGATAATTCAAGTGATAATCCGATTTATTTACAGATAAAAAATCAAATAAAGGCTCAGATTATTTCGGGAGAATTAAAGGTTGGCGAGCAATTGCCATCAATCAGATTCTTAGCTAAAGAACTTCGAGTGAGTATGATAACTGCTAAAAGAGCTTTTGATGAACTGGAACTTGATGGTTTCATTAATTCAGTTCAAGGTAAAGGTAATTTTGTTGCAGCTCAAAATAAAGAGCTTATTCGAGAAGAATATTTGAAACGAATCGAATCAAAGATGCAAGATATTCTTGAGCTTTCAGCTATTGCAGGTGTAACCAATGATGAGTTGGTAGAGATGTTTAGTAGTTATATGGAGGGAAAATATGAGTGA